In Gemmatimonadota bacterium, the genomic window TCGCCTTCGGGTACATCTCCGGTTTTTCGGGGACCTTCCTGGACGTCCGCGTCTCCCCCGTGCCCCTGCTGATCATCGCCTATGCCGTGCGCCGCCTTCCCTACATGGTCCGGGCGGCCTACGCCGGATTCCAGCAGATGAGCGTCACCCTGGAAGAGGCTTCCATGAACATGGGCGCCGGCCCCTTGAGGACGCTCTGGAAAATCACCATGCCCCTCGTGCTCGCCAACATAGCGGCGGGCGCCATACTCTCCTTTTCCTTCGCCATGCTCGAAGTGAGCGACAGCCTGATCCTGGCCATCAAGGAACAGTACTATCCCATTACCAAGGCCATCTACAGCCTGATGGGGCGCATTACCGACGGCCCCTACATGGCGAGCGCCATGGGCATGCTGGGCATGATCCTCCTGGCATGCAGTTTGCTGTTTACTGGTAAAGTGCTCGGCAGAAGAATGGGCCAGCTGTTCAAGGTATAGAACCAACCACACGGAGTCTGCGTCTAACGGACTAGCAGGATTTGTTTGGGAGAGGCCGGAATTTCGGTCGCGGGCTGGATGGAAAGGCATGCGGCCCCGTGAATGTCACGGCCTCGCGGGGTGAAACGGTTTCAGCGTTGTAACGGTTCCCGGTTGCGGAAGACAAGGCGCAAACTATGTCCACCTTCAATATGGATAACCTCCCGAAGCGTCCATCCAGGTTTTCCAGGATCCGTCATAGTCTCAAGCGAACGATGGTGTCCGGGCTGATCGCACTCATACCGCTCACCATCACCATCGCCGTACTGAGCTGGCTGCTGACCTGGCTGGACTCCTTCGCCGCGCCGGTCATTCGCGGGTTGCTGGGACTGGATACCCGCATCCCGGGACTGGGCATCCTGCTCATGCTGATCGTGATTTTCCTGGCTGGCTTCGTGGCTTCGAACGTAGTGGGAAGGAAGCTGATCACGTGGTTCGAAGACCTCATGATGCGGCTTCCCGTCGCGCGAAGGGTGTACCACCCGGTACGGAAGATCCTAGACACCTTCACGATGGCGGGGGAGACCAGGACCTGGAAGACCGTCGTGGTCGAGTACCCTCGCCGCGGCGCGTGGATGATCGCCTTCATCGCGGGAGACATTCCGAGTGAAGAACCACGTGACGATCTGGTGAGCGTTTTCGTGCCCAATACGCCCAATCCCGCCGCGGGTCGCGTGGTCATCGTGCCGCGCCGGGACGTGGTACCCGTGGAC contains:
- a CDS encoding DUF502 domain-containing protein, with protein sequence MSTFNMDNLPKRPSRFSRIRHSLKRTMVSGLIALIPLTITIAVLSWLLTWLDSFAAPVIRGLLGLDTRIPGLGILLMLIVIFLAGFVASNVVGRKLITWFEDLMMRLPVARRVYHPVRKILDTFTMAGETRTWKTVVVEYPRRGAWMIAFIAGDIPSEEPRDDLVSVFVPNTPNPAAGRVVIVPRRDVVPVDLSVEEALEFVVSGGTAFSNVLTLPALPSRDQTVSRQAEFSSAESRQDLSDSASPDGHQVSPSRGNRLAPTSMRGRRVPLTRSDDPV